The Acidithiobacillus caldus ATCC 51756 genome has a segment encoding these proteins:
- a CDS encoding DUF6094 domain-containing protein has product MQPVNNLSRGSQKDANIARLGYWPTDRETIEAITKKLVVQPGTPVQLFDCSCGKVDALAPVASALQAMGAETSLWGIELHDERFQTAHSYLNARGIPGSVLHADGISPDVSISENWASVSIFNPPYGEQRHERDGQIITVRLERIFWTKHIARTKRGTGITVAILPTQLFRADPNLTRMIGRHFVMVY; this is encoded by the coding sequence ATGCAACCCGTGAACAACCTCTCCAGAGGTTCACAGAAAGACGCCAATATCGCGAGACTTGGATATTGGCCAACGGATCGCGAGACCATTGAGGCGATCACCAAAAAATTGGTCGTACAGCCGGGAACGCCGGTGCAGCTGTTCGACTGCTCCTGTGGGAAGGTCGATGCCCTGGCGCCGGTCGCCAGCGCCTTGCAAGCCATGGGGGCCGAAACGTCCCTGTGGGGCATCGAGCTGCACGACGAGCGTTTTCAGACGGCGCACAGCTATCTCAACGCGCGGGGGATACCGGGATCGGTGCTTCATGCCGATGGCATCTCTCCCGACGTATCGATATCGGAAAACTGGGCGTCTGTATCGATATTCAATCCGCCCTACGGGGAACAGCGGCACGAGCGCGATGGGCAGATCATCACGGTGCGCCTCGAGCGCATCTTCTGGACCAAGCACATCGCCCGGACGAAGCGTGGCACCGGGATAACGGTAGCCATTCTTCCGACCCAGTTGTTCCGCGCCGATCCCAACCTTACCCGTATGATCGGGCGGCATTTTGTCATGGTTTACTAG
- a CDS encoding ParB/RepB/Spo0J family partition protein — MDKPMGLTRPLPVSGAKAADSGLRGLADYQTDINSESQADQKEDIVHLLPIHKLIDYKYNPRCVYEEDKIKMMSDSIRAHGLINPIHVVPDDKKSGFYQVIAGRTRLKAITKYLKDIPSLQAIPAIIHKSKDVKEIAVLAFMENEKRNDHYDVDIGLYWGKLINDGVFQSQSDLAGAMGTTDSMVSRMLCYTKLSKEILEIVLQNPERFTYNFAELIFKIQERHGADVGLKLAEKVSSKSVTIKQLQEVLARGLAEKDINGRKTKRVNIVESKNIRASAVFDGYGRVEFLLSAYTDKDNEGKILDSLREAAIRLLKDFSADEKDAGHDKEVSEET, encoded by the coding sequence ATGGATAAGCCGATGGGATTGACAAGACCACTTCCAGTTTCCGGAGCTAAAGCAGCTGATTCCGGTCTTCGCGGTCTCGCGGATTACCAAACCGACATAAACTCAGAAAGCCAGGCAGATCAGAAAGAAGATATCGTACACCTTCTCCCCATCCACAAACTGATCGACTATAAATACAATCCACGATGCGTGTACGAAGAAGATAAAATAAAAATGATGTCCGATTCGATCAGGGCTCATGGACTTATAAACCCAATACACGTCGTACCGGATGACAAAAAAAGTGGCTTCTACCAAGTCATAGCTGGACGTACTAGACTAAAAGCGATTACGAAATACCTAAAAGATATTCCATCTTTGCAAGCGATACCTGCAATAATTCACAAAAGCAAGGATGTGAAAGAAATAGCCGTTCTCGCTTTCATGGAAAATGAAAAAAGAAACGATCATTATGATGTTGACATCGGTTTGTATTGGGGAAAATTGATAAACGATGGAGTTTTCCAGTCTCAATCCGATCTTGCAGGAGCAATGGGCACGACGGATAGCATGGTTTCCAGAATGCTTTGCTATACTAAATTATCCAAAGAAATATTGGAGATCGTATTACAGAATCCTGAAAGATTTACTTATAACTTCGCAGAACTGATTTTCAAAATACAGGAACGACATGGCGCAGATGTTGGACTAAAATTGGCAGAGAAAGTCAGTTCTAAGTCGGTAACTATCAAACAGTTACAAGAAGTTTTGGCACGTGGGCTTGCAGAAAAGGACATTAACGGTAGAAAAACAAAAAGGGTAAACATTGTAGAATCAAAAAATATTCGAGCAAGCGCAGTTTTTGATGGATATGGACGTGTTGAGTTTTTGTTATCGGCATACACAGATAAAGATAACGAGGGAAAGATCCTGGACTCATTGAGGGAAGCAGCAATTCGGTTGTTGAAAGACTTCTCTGCCGATGAAAAAGACGCCGGCCACGATAAAGAAGTGTCTGAGGAGACTTAA
- a CDS encoding ribonucleotide-diphosphate reductase subunit beta: MENLATARVRVEDKRIINGRADVNQLVPFKYQWAWDKYLAACANHWMPQEVQMARDIALWKDPKGLTEDERRIVKRNLGFFVTADSLAANNIVLGTYRHITAPECRQYLLRQAFEEAIHTHAYQYIVESLGLDEGEIFNMYHEVPSVRAKDEFLIPFIETLADPDFQTGTRENDQKLLRSLIVFATIMEGLFFYVGFSQILAMGRQNKMVGAAEQYQYILRDESMHCNFGIDLINQIKLENPQLWTEGFQQEIVGLIRQGVELECAYADDTMPRGILGLNAPMFKEYVRYIGNRRLSQIGLKPQWENVQNPFPWMSEMMDLKKEKNFFESRVTDYQTGGALSWDD; this comes from the coding sequence ATGGAAAACCTCGCGACCGCGCGCGTCCGCGTTGAGGACAAGCGCATCATCAATGGCCGGGCCGACGTGAATCAGCTCGTGCCCTTCAAGTATCAGTGGGCCTGGGACAAATACCTGGCCGCCTGTGCCAACCACTGGATGCCCCAGGAAGTGCAGATGGCACGCGATATCGCGCTCTGGAAAGACCCCAAGGGCCTGACCGAGGACGAGCGGCGCATCGTCAAGCGCAACCTGGGCTTTTTCGTGACCGCAGACAGCCTCGCGGCCAACAACATTGTGCTCGGCACCTATCGCCACATCACGGCGCCCGAGTGCCGGCAGTATCTCTTGCGGCAGGCCTTCGAAGAGGCCATCCACACCCACGCCTATCAGTACATCGTCGAGTCTCTGGGGCTGGACGAGGGCGAGATCTTCAATATGTACCACGAGGTCCCGTCGGTACGGGCCAAGGACGAGTTTCTCATCCCGTTCATCGAAACCCTCGCGGACCCAGACTTTCAGACGGGGACCCGGGAGAACGATCAGAAACTCCTGCGCTCCCTGATCGTCTTTGCCACCATCATGGAAGGCCTGTTCTTCTACGTCGGATTCAGCCAGATTCTGGCCATGGGCCGGCAGAACAAGATGGTGGGGGCAGCGGAGCAGTACCAGTACATCCTGCGCGATGAGTCCATGCACTGCAATTTCGGCATCGACCTCATCAACCAGATCAAGCTGGAAAACCCGCAGCTCTGGACGGAGGGGTTTCAGCAGGAAATCGTCGGGCTCATTCGCCAAGGCGTGGAGCTGGAGTGCGCCTACGCCGACGACACCATGCCCCGGGGCATACTCGGGCTAAACGCTCCGATGTTCAAGGAGTACGTCCGCTACATCGGCAACCGTCGTCTCAGCCAGATCGGCCTCAAGCCGCAGTGGGAGAACGTGCAGAATCCCTTCCCATGGATGAGCGAGATGATGGATCTGAAGAAGGAGAAAAACTTCTTCGAATCGCGTGTCACGGACTACCAAACCGGCGGAGCGCTCTCCTGGGACGACTGA
- a CDS encoding ParA family protein, whose product MEERVLHFKRRVLANLTGYGLEGESRLAKHIEKLQAGSYPVQGGKKLYTADDSRQIRAVDAPWPLPRFDRPEVLAFFYSKGGVGKTTICANIGVTLAAAGNRVLLIDTDPQASLSLLFDVDVDQEIYTLGDAVEAVIHDKPADFRKGLIRPIKDLQLDLLPADNRLVWTDMLMVQAQYREKLVEQVFICNQALLEEYDFVLIDTPPSVNSLSFSAVAASNRIISVVQLSKMAIKASGNLFKLARELKKGTGRVVPITFIPNMLHGGKPHTRSTLDIIRASIDSESSSKVGITATVIPEYVGLARPKGHEDGQKTLLEAEPLSLTTQKFIELSREIETLAMLDRGDENHG is encoded by the coding sequence GTGGAAGAGAGGGTCTTACACTTCAAGCGCCGGGTGCTTGCCAACCTGACTGGATATGGTCTCGAAGGAGAGAGCCGGCTAGCCAAGCACATCGAAAAACTCCAGGCTGGCTCCTATCCGGTACAGGGCGGGAAGAAACTCTACACGGCGGACGATTCTAGACAGATCCGAGCGGTTGACGCGCCATGGCCTTTACCAAGGTTTGACAGACCGGAAGTCTTGGCTTTTTTCTACTCGAAAGGCGGCGTCGGCAAGACTACTATTTGCGCGAACATAGGTGTCACCTTGGCGGCCGCAGGGAACCGCGTTCTGCTAATCGACACAGATCCTCAAGCATCACTCTCGCTACTTTTCGACGTCGACGTCGATCAGGAGATTTACACATTGGGGGATGCCGTAGAAGCGGTTATACACGACAAACCGGCAGACTTCCGAAAGGGTCTTATTCGTCCAATAAAAGACCTTCAGTTAGATTTGTTACCAGCGGACAATCGTCTTGTCTGGACCGACATGCTAATGGTGCAGGCACAATATAGGGAGAAGCTGGTAGAGCAAGTTTTCATTTGCAATCAAGCGCTGCTCGAAGAATACGATTTTGTACTCATAGATACCCCACCATCTGTGAATAGTCTTTCTTTTTCCGCTGTCGCAGCATCGAACCGAATCATATCTGTCGTTCAATTATCAAAGATGGCAATAAAAGCGTCAGGGAACTTATTCAAGTTAGCCAGAGAGCTGAAAAAAGGAACAGGCAGAGTTGTCCCAATAACCTTTATACCGAACATGCTGCATGGCGGAAAGCCCCACACCCGCAGTACGCTAGACATTATCCGGGCATCTATCGACTCAGAGTCGTCATCGAAGGTTGGGATAACCGCAACGGTCATACCCGAATACGTCGGGTTGGCGAGACCAAAAGGCCACGAGGATGGTCAAAAGACGCTGCTGGAGGCGGAACCACTATCCCTCACAACGCAAAAGTTTATTGAGCTTTCTCGAGAAATAGAAACCCTAGCAATGTTGGACAGAGGGGATGAGAATCATGGATAA